In a single window of the Drosophila albomicans strain 15112-1751.03 chromosome 3, ASM965048v2, whole genome shotgun sequence genome:
- the LOC117569503 gene encoding rab GTPase-activating protein 1-like, producing the protein MDDNLSTKSSESSITTSGEYEIVTDSNVATPLEQVAPSTVAVTDAVAVDEKVTESLTALSLSPVGGAGGDRSPTLDMANNRNLSDMKHEMTDALRDLELERNGLAATAATTAAATIAVADKTRHQQQPRSQPQQQQQQLQQKQQQQQQKSLTLPLAGRKTQTEATAGDNDMRFKCNLFSPKACDESEDASNSEHNRVGQSVFYDCIDASPACIEEKQDAMKPEKCDTTDEEVSEIDQGCTIFAGVTYLGAANINAPKSETDVYRIMSELNSGSKSVGLKITVSIPNCSDGLVVLHDAESNTIIATYEISSIILYYRGPVDTAENGCFAFTWLHGDALFQCHVFRCHIPEAVNQVSACFQKAFQTYAPSMSCSLTSAVDMVNSVTSDVSGNPLNTAGYEFIVSLEIREKVAKNSFAAVPRDRGCFKLRANTDKEVCITVKQTASNVLQPLYIERCFGVLVAPGKLVVQKDMHLIDMLNMGYVTTPSGGNEPDNVSACLNAYAIRAEWKAQEKAFEQLNLETSKTNLTVAVDIVMRGIQEPVRFVIETPVTIQSASDMRIMDHFMSKRPMTLRFYLHLKRTDELNWKVNSIDPSEEIIEQASGQHGSSSLLKLGMNNLSRIVRSSSIASIEDDCPTDYSSDGDEPLLSGTGEVSKDCSQDTLDEWDPILREWDSEKRPKNLAPLVRLGVPEALREKIWQKLANVEGKVEMNDMYKILITKETKCETVIQRDIHRTFPAHKCFKESGGSGQDALFKVSKAYAVHDSEVGYCQGLSFIAASLLLHMPEEDAFCVLVSLMYDYGLRDLYKAGFEVLYLRLYQLERLIKDQLPKLHEHFTACGIETHMYASQWFLTLYTARFPLCFVFHVLDVFLLDGLPVLFQVAVTLLSICEADLRQLDFEGILKYFRVTLPKKCRSSSQARKVMKQACERKIKKLKQYEEEFLLKKQHKERLEKEAQIYESRFGEERRKLQSEIDSLTQQLTAANERAVEKEMKHTSIKQEYKQIIQRQEQDMNTLNETLGKVMHTVSKCAHCLQQIDVGNDNAKQQPTAAANRLSQPLGAANEAPLGPLDPLNAAAQRIRELELELAQAKLAQVEAECKNQDLNHQLNNTMSELQTNRNSWQPWLSKTFNSLQEKVTTRAAGSQRGDHTGATFQSYMGQPPATMSEASSPSANQEYKTFAFASVGGSPKLPTKFQATKLRNSIDSLRNIVVPLEQVAARRET; encoded by the exons ATGGATGATAATCTAAGCACCAAATCATCGGAGTCTTCGATAACAACCAGTGGCGAATATGAAATTGTCACCGACAGCAATGTGGCCACACCATTGGAGCAAGTGGCGCCCTCTACAGTCGCCGTCACTGATGCAGTTGCTGTAGACGAAAAGGTAACCGAATCGTTAACTGCACTTTCCCTATCGCCAGTGGGAGGCGCCGGCGGTGATCGTTCGCCCACCTTGGACATGGCAAACAATCGCAACCTGAGCGATATGAAGCACGAAATGACAGATGCACTGCGAGACTTGGAGCTGGAGCGCAATGGcctggcagcaacagcagcgacaacagcagcagcaaccatcG CTGTCGCCGATAAGACGCGTCACCAACAGCAACCGAGAtcacaaccacagcagcaacaacaacaactacaacaaaaacaacagcagcaacaacagaaatcaTTGACTTTGCCATTGGCTGGGAGAAAAACGCAAACGGAAGCAACCGCAGGCGACAACGACATGCgctttaaatgtaatttattctCACCGAAAGCTTGCGATGAATCCGAGGACGCGTCGAACTCGGAGCATAATCGTGTGGGTCAGTCGGTGTTCTACGATTGCATCGATGCTAGTCCAGCTTGTATTGAGGAGAAACAAGACGCAATGAAGCCCGAGAAGTGCGACACTACCGATGAGGAAG TTTCAGAGATTGATCAGGGCTGCACCATCTTTGCTGGCGTCACCTATTTGGGCGCTGCAAATATCAATGCACCCAAATCGGAAACAGATGTCTATCGCATCATGAGCGAACTCAACAGCGGCTCCAAGTCGGTGGGACTCAAGATTACGGTCAGCATACCCAACTGCTCTGATGGCCTTGTAGT ccTACACGATGCCGAAAGCAATACCATTATCGCTACCTATGAGATCTCGAgcattatattgtattatcgCGGACCCGTCGATACCGCTGAGAATGGATGCTTCGCCTTCACATGGCTGCATGGCGATGCGCTGTTTCAGTGCCATGTATTCCGTTGCCACATTCCGGAAGCGGTGAATCAAGTGAGCG CCTGCTTCCAGAAGGCATTCCAGACATATGCGCCCAGCATGAGCTGCAGCCTCACTTCGGCTGTTGATATGGTCAACTCCGTGACGTCGGATGTCAGTGGAAATCCCCTGAATACCGCTGGCTATGAGTTCATTGTCTCGCTGGAGATACGCGAAAAGGTAGCGAAGAATTCGTTTGCAGCTGTACCGCGTGATCGTGGTTGCTTTAAGCTGCGTGCAAATACAGACAAAGAAGTGTGCATCACTGTCAAGCAGACAGCCTCAAATGTGCTCCAACCACTATATATTGAACGCTGCTTCGGCGTACTCGTTGCTCCAGGTAAACTGGTGGTGCAGAAGGATATGCACCTTATTGATATGCTAAACATGGGCTATGTAACGACACCAAGCGGTGGCAACGAGCCGGATAATGTGAGTGCTTGCCTCAATGCATACGCCATACGCGCCGAGTGGAAAGCACAAGAGAAGGCCTTTGAGCAGCTGAATCTGGAGACGTCCAAAACTAATCTGACGGTGGCCGTTGACATTGTTATGCGCGGCATACAGGAGCCGGTGCGCTTTGTCATCGAGACACCGGTTACGATTCAATCAGCCAGCGATATGCGTATCATGGATCACTTTATGTCCAAGCGTCCCATGACATTGCGCTTCTACTTGCATCTTAAGCGCACCGATGAGCTCAACTGGAAGGTGAACAGCATTGATCCATCCGAGGAGATCATCGAACAGGCAAGCGGTCAACATGGAAGCTCATCGCTGCTGAAGTTGGGCATGAATAATTTATCGCGTATTGTGCGCAGCTCGTCCATAGCCTCCATTGAGGATGATTGCCCCACAGACTACAGCAGCGATGGCGACGAACCGCTGCTCAGCGGCACCGGGGAAGTGTCCAAGGATTGCTCGCAGGATACTCTTGATGAATGGGATCCCATTTTACGCGAATGGGATAGCGAAAAGCGGCCCAAGAATCTGGCGCCATTGGTGCGCCTGGGTGTGCCTGAAGCATTGCGCGAAAAGATCTGGCAAAAGTTGGCCAATGTGGAGGGCAAAGTGGAAATGAATGACATGTACAAGATTCTCATCACCAAA GAAACCAAGTGCGAGACAGTCATACAGCGGGATATTCATCGCACGTTTCCGGCGCACAAATGTTTCAAAGAGAGCGGCGGCTCTGGTCAGGATGCCCTGTTCAAGGTGTCCAAAGCGTATGCCGTCCATGACAGCGAGGTTGGCTATTGCCAGGGCCTCAGTTTCATAGCAGCCAGCTTGCTGTTGCAT ATGCCAGAGGAAGATGCCTTCTGCGTGCTAGTGTCGTTGATGTACGATTACGGACTACGCGATTTGTACAAGGCTGGCTTCGAAGTTCTCTATCTGCGCCTCTATCAACTGGAACGCCTCATCAAGGATCAGCTACCCAAGTTGCATGAACATTTCACGGCATGTGGCATTGAGACGCACATGTACGCCTCCCAGTGGTTCCTAACGCTCTACACGGCTCGTTTTCCGCTCTGCTTTGTATTCCACGTACTCGACGTATTCCTGCTCGACGGTTTGCCTGTACTATTCCAGGTGGCTGTGACATTGCTGTCCATTTGTGAAGCGGACTTGCGTCAACTAGATTTCGAAGGCATACTCAAGTATTTCAGGGTGACACTGCCCAAAAAGTGTCGCAGCTCAAGTCAAGCACGCAAAGTCATGAAGCAAGCGTGTGAGCGTAAAATTAAGAAACTCAAGCAGTACGAAGAAGAGTTTCTGCTCAAGAAACAGCACAAAGAGCGTCTGGAGAAGGAGGCCCAAATCTATGAGAGTCGCTTTGGCGAAGAGCGACGTAAATTGCAGTCCGAGATTGATTCACTCACACAACAACTGACGGCAGCCAATGAGCGTGCTGTAGAGAAGGAAATGAAGCACACAAGTATCAAACAGgaatataaacaaatcatACAGCGACAGGAACAGGACATGAACACGCTCAACGAGACGCTGGGCAAGGTTATG CATACGGTTTCGAAATGCGCGCATTGCTTGCAACAGATTGACGTGGGCAACGACAATGCCAAGCAGCAGCCGACAGCAGCTGCGAATCGTCTGTCGCAGCCACTAGGCGCTGCTAATGAGGCGCCACTTGGTCCCCTAGATCCACTCAATGCAGCAGCTCAACGCATACGCgaactggagctggagttggCGCAGGCCAAGCTGGCGCAAGTGGAAGCCGAGTGCAAGAATCAAGATCTGAATCATCAGCTGAACAATACCATGAGCGAGCTGCAAACCAATCGCAATAGCTGGCAGCCCTGGCTCTCGAAGACCTTCAATTCGCTACAGGAAAAGGTCACCACACGGGCAGCTGGCTCACAACGCGGTGATCACACGGGCGCCACATTCCAATCCTACATGGGACAGCCGCCAGCGACGATGAGCGAGGCGAGTTCGCCCAGCGCCAATCAG GAGTACAAAACCTTTGCATTTGCTTCGGTTGGTGGCTCGCCGAAATTACCAACAAAATTCCAGGCCACCAAATTGCGCAACAGCATCGACAGTTTGCGCAACATTGTTGTGCCACTGGAGCAGGTCGCAGCGCGTCGAGAAACTTAG
- the LOC117569507 gene encoding heat shock 70 kDa protein 14 — MWPRFGIKVGNSTLCIAYVRADGKAEVIANKQGDRVSQACLLWNGDTEIECGLTAKQKMATRPKQAVAHSFQLLQPAEALANDDKLTNALKEVPCEYDKEAFVFRMEHTIPAEKEDQDDKIVTKELSAVEVTQELLRHELELARQYHTDTEHAPIAVLSIPSYYPPQAVKLLAEAAKGAGFNVAQVIAEPTAAVLGYKIGEDQLEKATQRQHVLTIKCGGLYSNFALYAVQNGYFIELATFGPFSIGGRQFTEALVQFICEEFKRKYKLDPHESRRSLAKIRTAAANCKHILTTLPSTQLYIDSLMDGVDYNAQMSRARFESLIQPVINSLMQQLGECVERAQQEHPELKRIDDIVLLGATMQIPKLQATLAARFPDAKLHNSHSADEVVAIGCARQAVYLLDPQQQQLQKADDCVLVEDDLYIWHGNDESNAKLVLSKGSILPAKIKVSLPQSGEGDAAEALASFKLRTGESEILAQLPETTTPNTDDGLFQLEVEVDWEDKDGNIVPLVRLRCM; from the coding sequence ATGTGGCCACGTTTTGGCATCAAAGTTGGCAACAGCACGCTCTGCATCGCTTATGTAAGAGCCGATGGCAAGGCTGAAGTGATTGCGAACAAGCAAGGTGATCGCGTCTCGCAAGCGTGCTTGCTCTGGAACGGCGACACCGAAATCGAATGCGGCCTGACGGCCAAACAAAAGATGGCCACACGTCCCAAGCAAGCGGTGGCACACAGTTTCCAGCTGCTGCAACCCGCCGAAGCGCTTGCCAACGACGATAAATTGACGAACGCTCTAAAGGAAGTGCCATGTGAATATGATAAAGAGGCATTTGTATTCCGCATGGAGCACACAATCCCAGCCGAGAAAGAGGATCAAGATGACAAGATTGTTACAAAAGAATTAAGCGCCGTTGAGGTGACCCAGGAACTGTTGCGCCACGAACTCGAATTGGCACGACAATATCACACGGACACGGAACATGCGCCCATTGCCGTACTGTCCATACCCAGCTACTATCCTCCTCAAGCTGTCAAGTTGCTTGCTGAAGCAGCCAAGGGTGCTGGCTTCAATGTGGCTCAAGTCATAGCTGAGCCCACAGCAGCTGTGCTGGGCTATAAGATTGGTGAGGACCAGCTGGAGAAGGCGACCCAACGACAACATGTGCTTACCATTAAATGCGGTGGATTGTACAGTAACTTTGCTCTGTATGCTGTGCAGAATGGTTACTTCATTGAGCTGGCCACGTTTGGACCCTTCTCGATTGGTGGCCGACAGTTCACGGAGGCGTTGGTGCAGTTCATTTGCGAGGAGTTCAAGCGCAAGTACAAATTGGATCCGCATGAATCGCGTCGCTCGTTGGCCAAAATACGCACAGCTGCCGCCAACTGCAAGCACATATTGACAACGCTGCCCTCCACGCAGCTCTACATTGATTCGCTGATGGATGGCGTCGATTACAATGCACAAATGTCGCGTGCCCGCTTCGAGAGTCTCATTCAGCCAGTGATCAACTCGCTGATGCAGCAGCTCGGCGAATGCGTGGAGCGTGCGCAACAGGAGCATCCCGAACTGAAGCGCATCGATGATATTGTTCTGCTTGGCGCCACAATGCAAATACCCAAATTGCAGGCAACGCTGGCAGCACGTTTCCCCGATGCCAAGCTGCACAACAGCCACTCAGCGGACGAGGTGGTGGCCATTGGTTGTGCTCGTCAGGCGGTGTACTTGTTGgatccacagcagcagcagctgcagaagGCCGATGATTGTGTGCTCGTCGAGGATGATTTGTACATTTGGCATGGCAACGATGAGTCGAATGCCAAGCTGGTGCTGAGCAAGGGCAGCATATTGCCCGCTAAGATTAAGGTGTCGCTACCGCAGTCGGGCGAAGGTGATGCCGCAGAAGCTTTGGCTTCGTTCAAACTACGCACCGGAGAGAGCGAGATATTGGCACAGCTGCCAGAGACGACGACGCCCAACACAGACGATGGACTGTTTCAGCTGGAGGTTGAGGTGGATTGGGAGGATAAAGATGGCAATATTGTGCCATTGGTGCGACTACGTTGTATGTGA
- the LOC117569510 gene encoding DNA primase small subunit has protein sequence MPEQTAEQESQPQTATTAATQDSKSADSYDSSMLPDMLPVYYRRLFPHEPFYRWLNYGHSEDNIFVNREISFTLHDDIYIRYLCFETQAELEKEICSRNPYKIDIGAVLSTRPKNFRTVPGGLTPVQRELVFDIDATDYDEIRNCCSGAEICLKCWKFMVVAARVLDVALREDFDFENLLWISGRRGIHCWVCDHTARHLDGRARAAVAEYLNILTYTNNTARVQLNDRTHHSLRRALKIVEPMFEEIILEDQNLFGTPKGVQKLLQMISDEGARNDLEAYLQKTHEDGAHSKLVWESFVRYANSMRTSAANIWSRKLKNIVQEVQLCLLYPRLDINVTKGFNHLLKAPFCIHPATGKVCLPFSATAAAKFDPTTVPTISQLLQEINAHDDKTKSYMEAPEDKSRIKDYKKTSMFKGVVVFEEFLRKLERNFKPKTMEF, from the exons ATGCCAGAACAAACCGCCGAGCAGGAATCTCAGCCAcagacggcaacaacagctgcaacacagGATTCAAAGTCAGCGGACTCTTACGATTCGAGCATGTTGCCCGATATGCTGCCTGTCTACTACAGACGTCTCTTTCCCCACGAACCCTTCTATCGCTGGCTTAACTATGGCCACT cTGAGGACAACATCTTTGTGAATCGTGAGATTTCGTTCACACTCCACGATGACATCTACATACGTTATCTGTGCTTTGAGACGCAAGCGGAGCTGGAGAAGGAAATCTGTTCCCGTAATCCCTACAAAATTGATATTGGCGCCGTCTTATCCACTAGACCCAAGAATTTCCGCACTGTTCCCGGTGGCTTGACGCCTGTGCAGCGTGAATTAGTATTTGATATTGATGCCACGGACTACGATGAGATACGTAATTGCTGCTCGGGCGCTGAGATCTGTCTCAAGTGCTGGAAATTCATGGTGGTGGCAGCGCGTGTTCTCGATGTTGCTCTCCGTGAAGATTTCGATTTTGAGAACTTGCTGTGGATCTCGGGTCGTCGTGGTATCCATTGCTGGGTCTGCGATCACACAGCACGTCATTTGGATGGACGAGCTCGCGCCGCTGTCGCCGAGTATCTCAACATACTCACCTACACCAATAATACGGCTCGAGTGCAGCTCAATGATCGCACTCATCACAGTTTGCGACGTGCGCTCAAGATTGTGGAGCCCATGTTCGAGGAGATTATACTGGAGGATCAGAATCTCTTTGGCACACCCAAAGGTGTTCAAAAGCTGCTGCAAATGATTAGCGACGAAGGCGCACGCAACGATCTCGAGGCGTATCTCCAGAAGACACACGAGGACGGCGCCCACTCCAAGCTCGTCTGGGAGAGCTTCGTGCGCTATGCAAACTCAATGCGTACAAGCGCCGCAAACATTTGGAGTCGCAAGCTCAAGAACATTGTACAGGAGGTGCAGCTGTGTCTGCTCTATCCACGACTTGACATCAATGTCACAAAGGGTTTCAATCACTTGTTGAAGGCGCCCTTCTGCATTCATCCAGCCACCGGCAAAGTGTGTTTGCCTTTCAGCGCCACAGCTGCAGCTAAATTTGATCCAACTACAGTGCCAACGATTTCGCAGCTGCTGCAGGAGATCAATGCTCACGATGACAAGACCAAGAGCTACATGGAAGCACCCGAGGATAAGAGCCGCATCAAGGATTATAAAAAGACGAGCATGTTCAaaggtgttgttgttttcgaaGAGTTTCTGCGCAAACTCGAGCGCAATTTCAAACCCAAAACaatggaattttaa
- the LOC117569509 gene encoding PHAF1 protein CG7083, with product MLDLEILPEISLGCDAWEFVLGMHFSQAIAIIQSQVGIIKGVQVLYSDTNPLGVDIIINLPQDGLRLIFDPVVQRLKTIEVFNMKLVKLKYGGVYFNSPEVLPSIEQIEHSFGATHPGVYDAAKQLFALHFRGLSFYFPVDSKLHSGYAHGLGSLVFLNGASPVVSKMSLYAGSNVAENRAPLLPLSCYHRQMYLESATVLRTSYGHTKGLKLKLFTEGSGRALEPKRKCFTRELLFGDSCEDVATNLGAPNRIFFKSEDKMKIHSSSVNRQVQSKRSDIFFNYFTLGIDVLFDARTQTCKKFILHTNYPGHFNFNMYHRCEFQFLLESDHPPPATESESSKQLVQHHDQHVNVTAYTKWDEISGSLATSERPVVLHRASSTNTANPFGSTFCYGYQDLIFEVMPNNHIASVTLYNTAPPRQPAHSWQQHKMQDIRLTVA from the coding sequence ATGCTCGACCTGGAAATTCTGCCCGAAATCTCGCTGGGCTGCGATGCCTGGGAATTTGTGCTTGGCATGCATTTCTCGCAGGCCATTGCCATCATACAATCCCAGGTGGGCATCATCAAAGGCGTCCAAGTGCTCTACTCCGATACGAATCCGTTGGGCGTGGATATTATCATCAATCTGCCACAGGACGGCTTGCGTTTAATCTTTGATCCGGTTGTGCAGCGCCTGAAGACCATCGAAGTGTTCAACATGAAGCTGGTGAAGCTGAAATACGGTGGCGTCTATTTTAATTCACCCGAAGTGCTGCCCAGCATCGAACAGATCGAGCATTCATTTGGCGCCACCCATCCGGGTGTCTATGATGCAGCCAAACAGCTGTTCGCACTGCATTTCCGTGGCCTGAGCTTTTATTTCCCGGTGGACAGTAAACTGCATTCTGGATACGCTCATGGCCTAGGCTCGCTGGTGTTTCTCAATGGCGCCTCGCCTGTCGTCTCCAAGATGTCCTTGTATGCGGGCAGCAATGTCGCCGAGAATCGAGCACCGTTACTGCCGCTGTCCTGCTACCACCGTCAAATGTATCTGGAGTCGGCCACTGTTTTGCGCACCTCCTATGGTCACACCAAGGGCctcaagctgaagctgttCACCGAAGGTTCAGGACGAGCCTTGGAGCCGAAACGTAAGTGCTTCACACGTGAGCTGCTGTTTGGCGATAGCTGTGAGGATGTGGCCACGAATTTGGGTGCACCGAATCGTATCTTCTTCAAGAGCGAGGACAAGATGAAGATACACAGCTCGAGTGTGAATCGACAGGTGCAAAGCAAACGCAGCGATATATTCTTCAATTATTTCACGCTAGGCATCGATGTGTTGTTCGATGCACGCACTCAGACCTGCAAGAAGTTCATACTACACACCAATTATCCGGGACACTTCAATTTCAACATGTATCATCGTTGTGAGTTCCAGTTTCTGCTCGAGAGCGATCATCCGCCCCCGGccacagagagcgagagcagcaAACAGCTGGTGCAGCATCATGATCAGCATGTGAATGTCACTGCCTATACCAAATGGGATGAGATTAGCGGATCGCTGGCCACTTCAGAGCGTCCGGTGGTGTTGCATCGTGCCAGCTCCACGAATACAGCGAATCCATTCGGTTCAACCTTTTGCTATGGCTATCAGGATCTCATCTTTGAGGTGATGCCGAACAATCATATTGCATCCGTGACGTTGTACAATACCGCGCCGCCACGACAGCCGGCGCACTCCTGGCAACAGCACAAGATGCAGGATATTCGTCTGACTGTCGCCTAA
- the LOC117568180 gene encoding peroxisome biogenesis factor 2, translated as MLAKNKYVPRVNQVDAIYLNKDITRMIRDNLLENLQAISPVLFIKIQPELDLLIQSAIWFGSVGKRCSTFGQQLLVLAYDAEKLTVSRLVLHFALTVLPGYVKSWEERRLSHRVEWFSQAITWAENSALVLNVLNYFRFLKTGRKPTLIDYMLGLDYISLRNNQRRDIGYKYLTRELLWGGFMEILGLLLPIINFRKINRLLKAGFFGNESQGGWRRESIAREPIAAKMLVNTSCSYCGERPTLPHHMGCGHIYCYYCLSANLLTDANFGCTKCGAICPEKGLQSV; from the exons atgctggccaaaaataaatatgtgccGCGCGTAAATCAG GTAGATGCCATTTACCTCAACAAAGATATCACTCGAATGATACGGGATAATCTGCTTGAGAACTTACAAGCGATATCG CCAgtgttgtttattaaaatacaacCAGAATTGGATTTACTGATACAGTCGGCCATTTGGTTTGGCTCTGTAGGCAAACGATGCTCGACTTTTGGACAACAATTACTTGTCTTGGCCTACGATGCTGAGAAGCTGACAGTATCCCGTTTGGTGCTACACTTTGCCCTCACTGTGCTGCCCGGTTACGTTAAGAGCTGGGAGGAAAGACGTTTGTCCCATCGTGTGGAATGGTTTAGCCAAGCCATCACTTGGGCGGAGAACAGCGCCCTAGTCCTGAATGTGCTCAACTATTTTCGCTTTTTAAAGACGGGACGAAAGCCCACATTAATTGATTATATGCTGGGGTTGGACTACATTAGTCTGCGCAATAACCAAAGACGAGACATTGGCTACAAGTACCTGACACGTGAATTACTCTGGGGCGGTTTCATG GAAATTCTTGGCTTGCTGCTGCCCATCATTAATTTCCGCAAGATCAACAGGCTGCTGAAGGCAGGATTCTTTGGCAACGAAAGTCAAGGTGGCTGGCGACGGGAAAGCATTGCTCGTGAACCGATTGCGGCCAAAATGTTGGTGAACACCAGCTGCAGCTATTGTGGCGAACGACCAACTCTTCCCCATCATATGGGCTGTGGGCATATTTATTGCTATTACTGTTTAAGCGCGAATTTATTAACGGACGCCAATTTTGGATGTACCAAATGCGGTGCTATTTGTCCGGAGAAGGGTTTACAAAGTGTCTGA